In Hypanus sabinus isolate sHypSab1 chromosome 10, sHypSab1.hap1, whole genome shotgun sequence, the genomic stretch TCCCaatctggttccacctatcacctaaccAACCTGTTCCCCTCCAGCTCCCTTTTATTACTGTACACTTGCAAGAATTTTTGTTCCCCCTCAGTCCTAATGCAAGGTGTCGACTTGAAACGTAGACTTGTATCATTCTTGCCTCAACAAACGCTGCTGCAGTATACTGATTTTGTTCTTAATATGCTGGTTTTGTTGATTAATATAGTTCCAAATCAGTATTTAAAAGTTAATTcaacattttaaaattaaagtTAATATTACTCACCTTCTGCAATTTTAACCATATTTTTTCCCGAGAAAGTCCACCAAGGAACCCAGTTACTGCAATGAAACCAGCCAAGAAACAAGGCGCAACAGCAAGCTGGGGAAAAAAAATAGCTTAGAAACTTTTCTAGTCTTCTGCAGTACTGTGAGAAGTACAAAGGATATTACAACAAAAACTTGCATGGTTCAGTTGAGAAATAGCATTGAACAGAGAAGATTCTGTAGCCCAGGAAGTATAAGAAAATCTATGCATGCTATGGCAAACCTTTGTTTTCACAAAGATAGGTTGGAAAGTAAGCTGTGAAGAGGACAGAAGTTTGGCTGCAAATAAATATAGATAGGCTAAGTGATTATACGAAGTTTTGTCAAAAAGAGTAAATGTGGACAAATGGGTTGTCCATCATGGTAAGAAAATTTCAAAAAACATGATCAAAATTCTTAGAGACTGCAAAGTTCTGAGAAAAGGGGGATCCGATGTCTGAATAAGGCTCAACTAAAAAACTGATACGCAGGTACAAAAAGTAATTCAGAAAGCTCAAAAAATGTTACCCGTTTATTCCTagggggaattgaatacaaaaaTAGGGGAGTCTGTTTCAGCTGCATAGGGCATTGGTGAGCCCACACTGTAGTAGTATTCACTGCTGGctttcaataagaccataagatacaggaaaagaattagactatttgacTCATTGGTCTGCTCagccgtttcatcatggctgatccatttccttctcgtATTCTTTCATACCCTGAATAgtccagaatctatcaacctctgccttaaatatacccaatgtcttggcctccgcagccacaGCCTTGgccttccatagattcaccatcctctggctaaaatccctcttcatctttgttctaaacagaggtccctctattctgaggcagtgtcctctggtcttaggctctcccaccataggtaacatcctcactcatccactccTTTGAACATtagataggttttaatgagattccccctcattcctttgaattccagtgagtacaggcaccaAACACTCCTtctatgataagcctttcaataacAGAATCATATTAATAACAGAATAATAACAGAATCATATTGTAAAAGCACTGGAAGAAATTCAGAAAAGATTTATTGTCACGGGCAGTTGTTTTCTGCAAAAAGTAGGATAGGCCAGGctagaagattgagaggtgacttgattgaaACAAACAACAGTATGAAGGTGGATGCAGATTCTTCATCATGTGAGAGAATCTAGAAGTAGTTGCtcatttcagacacaaagtgGAATTCTTTCTCAAAGGTCTGAGAGATTGGAATTTTCTTCTTCCTAGGGTAAAGCAAGCAGAGTGTGAATATTTTAAGTCAGAGGTAGACAGATACTTGGTAAGCAAGTTGATGACTAGGGTAGACACGTATGTGATCAGCCACAAACTTACTGAATGATGACGCAAATTTGAGGGGATAAAGTGGTATTTATCTAAATATATACAAATTATATATATTTCTAAATTATATACAATTTCAAATACTAAAGCTAGCACACACAATTTGTGGTTctctaaataagaccataagacataggagcagaattaggcctgaTTCAAGTCTGATTCGCCATtgatccatcatggctgatttattatccctctcaaccccattctcctgtaacttttgatgctctgactaaacaagaatctatcggcctctgctttaaatatattcaatgacctgAAATCTCATTCTCTAAGTTCAACCAGAAGTTTACATATTATATTTTCTTTCGCTTCGGAATCCTTTTCTCTAAAACTGGGGGCTACATATGTATGATGTCACCATTACACCAGCATTTGGCAGATCAGGCTGTAATCTCCGTGATTCCTGTGGAAACTGTTCTCAAATTCCACCTTTGTCACTAGGTCTTGGAGCAGTGCACTACATTCTTCCTAAAAGGCACTTTAAGGTACTTTCCACTTTAATTTTCCCCAACTGACCTGATCAAATAACATTTTCTTAAAAGCTGCAGTTTTGCTTTGTCCAACTACCAGTCGATCAAGCAATCTGTACCATACACTTAGAACAGGACCCTATAGGAAAGGATTACAAGAAGCAAATGTTACAAACAATGCAATATCCATGTCACTATCTACTATAGTTAAttgttctgaaaaaaaaaatcagtaagtaCAAATCCCTACTTACAGTTCTTAATACTTGTTTCAACTGCTTAGACATACTATGCTTATTTAGGGTTCAAGTAATCTGATAATTACAATTCTGATAGGTGGCCATTTAGAAGGTTGTTATCTCAGTCAGCTCTATCACCAAGGAACCTCAGTATCTGGGACATGCCCACTTCCCATTACTATAattggagaggaggtactggagcctacaCACAATGACTCAAGAATAGCTTCTTATTCTCCACCACCAGATTTATGAAACCATCAACTATTACTTTTTGTAATTtagagtaattttttttatgtctttggactgttgtGGATGTCTAGTGCGTCTATTGACGACAGGAACCTATGCAGAAGAgtctttaaagtggaaaagccattgccatcgcactggggcagttccactctctcaactccaaagtctgggtccagtggtacaaccaagcatcacaaactggggtcttccttggttgcagtggatgaccatgatgtatgtcttctgtgccttgtcatgcctttCACTCTACATGGAGTGTTGCAGTACTGCCTTCCTAGTTGCTGGATCTcactgtaaatctcatctgcccagtcagccggagctgacttcacataccaggaccctatctcactggggtataaGGCTGCTAGCTACCATCACCTGGTTTATCCCACCTGTTGAACTGGTGCACTGCTGGTGCAAAACAACAATGTTTACTATAAATAGTCAATAATAATACATCTGATACTGATTCACAAtctattatttttctttgcatttctgtGCTCATTTACCCCTTAAGCCCTGCCACTAAACTTAGCATGATCAGTAAGCTTGTGAGAGTCAAAACTCACTCTACCCTAATTAAGAGTATCCACAAAACCATTATCTCTTCCTATCTTCTGCAATTAAATTACTCTCTAAAACAAGTCAGGAATTTGACAATAGCAAAACACTGCAGGTAAAGTACAAAATGCTAGAAGTACTTATTTAGCTGATTAGATAAAACTATGCAGATAGGAAGGAGGGTTAATGTTTCCCTGTTGATGATACCCTATTAATAAATTACCAGTTCTATGGGGCCTAATTTTTATCTTCTGCTTGTGCAAAACCTTACCAAATGACTTCTGAAAGTTTACTCAAGCTGTATCACAGACATAGCCCTATCTAGTATATAACTTGTTCTTAAAGAACCAAGTTTGTTTGACACTACAATTTCATATTGATCTTCTAATCAACtcaaattttaattttattttaattgctCAATTATCTTATCCTTCGCTTTGGATTCGAGTCATGTAAACTGTTAACTTTTTCCTTCTGTGACTCTGTCAGAAACAACATGCTTCCTGCATTCTCTAATTCAATATTTACCTCCTAACTTGCAGACTCACCACATATATTAACCCAACAGTAGTCATCTTTGCCGTCCTCTTTAAATTATGATTAGTTAAACCTCTGCGTTCAACCACTTGTTGTGAAACGATGTCACTGACGCCAACCAATCCACCTAGAAAATTGAAATGCATCAATACACTTTAGTGGACTATTATTTTCCAAAGAATGATTCACAAGTATCTTACGTTATAAGAAACCAGTTGATACCTAACTCTACATAGTCTACTTATTAGAGAATAAAGTTAAAAGATTACTGAAAGATAGCTTAGCTTTCAATATTACATAGCCTCTTCTTGTTCCACTTCTATATACTCAGTGCCAATTGTGATGTGCTGTGACCAACCATATGCTGAGATATGAAGTTAAAGGACACAAGATGTATTTGGTATTGATATTGATTACT encodes the following:
- the mpv17 gene encoding protein Mpv17, which translates into the protein MFKRIKYTWRTYQVLMKKHPWKVQILTSGGLVGVSDIVSQQVVERRGLTNHNLKRTAKMTTVGLIYVGPVLSVWYRLLDRLVVGQSKTAAFKKMLFDQLAVAPCFLAGFIAVTGFLGGLSREKIWLKLQKDYKSTLISNYAIWPTVQLLNFYFIPLEHRLAVVQIVALMWNTYLSWMANKM